A segment of the Oncorhynchus tshawytscha isolate Ot180627B linkage group LG06, Otsh_v2.0, whole genome shotgun sequence genome:
tgttcaatttggtttaaataatgcaaaaacaaagtgttggagaagtaaaagtgcaatatgtgccatgtaaaaaagctaacgttttagttccttgctcagaacatgagaacatatgaaagttggtggttccttttaacatgagacttcaatattccaaggttaagaggttttaggttgtagttcaTAAGAAGGTATTTATAGGActgtttctctctataccatttgtatttcatatacctttgactattggatgttcttataggcactttagtattgccagtgtaacagtatagcttccgtccctctcctcgcccctacctgggctcgaaccaggaacacatcaacaacagccacactcaaagcagcgttacccatcgctccacaaaagccgtggcccatGCAGAACAAGGGGAATAACTAAGTCTCAGAGCGattgacgtttgaaacgctattagcgcgcaccccactaactagctagccatttcacatcggttacaccaggtATTAGGCtgatagacttgaagtcataaacagcgctgtgcttgcgaagagctgctggcaaaatgcacgaaagtgctgtttgaatgaatgcttacgagcccgctgctgcctaccatcgctcagtcagactgctctatcaaatcatagacttaattataacataacacacagaaatacgagcctttggtcattaatatggtcgaatccggaaactatcatgtcgaaaacaaaacgtttattatttcagtgaaatacggaacctttcggtatttcatctaacgggtggcatccataagtctaaatattcttgttacattgtacaaccttcaatgttatgtcataattacgtacaattctggcaaattagttggcATATACCGACtctgcaatgaacgcaagagaagtgacaccatttcacctggttaatattgcctgctaacctggatttcttttagctaaatatgcagatttaaaaatatatacttttgtttattgattttaagaaaggcattggtgtttatggtcaGGTAGGCGTGCAAAGATTGTGCTTTTGTTCacaaatgcacttttgttaaatcatcccccagcgttgcatcgattatatgcaatgcaggacacactagataaacgAGTAATagcatcaaccatgtgtagttataactagtgattatgattgttttttataagataagtttaatgctagctagcatcttaccttggcttctactgcattcacgtaacaggcaggctcctcgtggagtgcaatgaggcaggtggttagagcgttggactagttaaccgtaaggttgcaagattgaatcccagagctgataaggtaaaaatctgtagttctgcccctgaacaaggcagttaacccaccggtccttggccgtcattgaaaataataatgtgttcttaactgacttgtctagttaaataaaggtgtaaaaaaaaaaaaaacggcatccaaaaatacagatttccgattgttatgaaaacttgaaatcgtccctaattaatcggccattccgattaatctgtcgacctctagtctgcaGTCTCTTCATGTTAGCAATTATGATTAATTTGGTCATTTCATGCGACGCTTTAAGATTGGTCGCTGGTGTTACACAGTTTATAGTATGGGGAAAAGGAAATTTGTTTAAAATAATTGATCAAATCACATGATTAAGTAATTTATTAACAATTTAAGAAGTGTGGTTTGAGCTACTGTGGCCACCATCTTAGATATTCTATATTTTCTGATTTTTTTCACTGGTTAATGTTCGTCACTGGTGTTATAGAATATGTTTTGTTTAAATAATTTATATATTATCATTAACCTTTTTCGTCTTGGAATATATATGTAAAGTAAATACTCAAATTACATTCTGGAAAGCCTTAATTGTCATTAAAATATAGGGAACACCGGTGACAAAGGCAACACACATTTTAATGTAATATACAAAAAATAATATGCTGTCATTTATTTTCATTAACATTGTTACGGCATTAACTATTATGACTAATTTGTAAAAACTTTTTATTGGCTGGTCAAAAAGCCACCATTTTCATAGAATGACTCATTCCCTGCATAGAAGAATTTAAGAGTATAGAGATCAGAGAACATAaacaatatacatacatacatacagatagGTTTAATGAGACGGGTTACTGTCTTTGGCAGCCAGGTAAGCAGAGTTCCAACATACAAAAATAGGGCTCTAGAAAAACAAAAAAAGCATCAAGTAAAATCACCTAACAGtacaatgtagaaatgttctttgTTATATAAAGTGTTGTTGAAGGCCCCGTTGGGAGTGGCAGCAGGGCCTTGCATCCTGCCGTGCTGAGGTGGTTGGTGGAGGCGGCCGAGGttgataacacagccacaaagccaAATTCCACAGCCAAAGTCAAAATTAGCAAACAATGTATAGCTTTTCACTTTAAAGTTAGGCatatggttagcagtgtggttaggtttaaaatcatattgtaagaagagaaattgtagaaatgggtGGGGTTTAATGATAATtaagactttgtggctgtgttaactagtgacaACTGGTTGAAGGGACTACAACCCAGGTCTGCTACTGCGGGATGTGAAGCCCCCCCGGCTGTAGGAGCGTGCTGGGACTGACACAGGCACCAGTACAGCTGAGGAGAGCAGGACAAAGATGAGTGTTGATAGTTAATATTCAAATCATCTGAAAATAATGACTTTTCTCATTAGATAACCAGAGGCTACAACCAAATTCTCTCAAACATAATTAGACCGCAACCCAGCGACATGTTTTATAAATGCGGACCACAGATGGCTCCTACTGACCTGGGGGAGGGGCTTGTGTGTCAGGCTCCTCCTCATCCTTGATGGGGGAGTGGCCCAGAGGGTGGTGGATGAAGGAGTCCAGGAAGGAGGAACTGCTGATACCCAGACTGATGCCCAGACTGATGCCCATCACTCCAATGCCCAAAGAGTCTGCCAGTGTCCCAGACAGAGAGTCAATGAGTCAGCCACAAAAATTAATGTGTAGAAATTGTGTACAGTATTCAATGTAAAATGAGGTGCCCACCTGTACCCAAAGATTCTCTGCCAGGACGCCCCTGTCCAATGTTGTCCAGCACCGTGAAGGAGCGGCGGTAAGGGGTGTCTGACTGCAACAGAACCCAGAGTTAAATCTCACGGACTGGGCCGCAGGCAAACATATTCCATATTTATCCATTACAATACAAACCTACAAAATATGCCTAAATCGTTCTGTAGTGGTATAATAACTTTTACCGTGTGTGACTATAGCCATACCCTGTAGGTGTGGGTGGTGTTGGGACGGGAGAATACGTCCAATTGATGAAGCCGATCCCGAGGAAGCAAACAACCAGCTTCATCTGTAACAGCACTATGGGCACGACTGGACAAGCCTCTATGCCgctacacacacaaaataaaataatgttgtGTTATTAGCAGGTGATAGATTTAAGTGTTGTCAAGTCAGTGCAAGATGTACAACTATTATGCAGAGTTCTACTCATCCAATACCTGAGTAGGTCTGAAGTGCTGTCCAGAGTGCGTGGGTTCAGCTTCTTCTGTGCCGATGGGGGGAAGGAGTGTGTTCCTGCTCAGAGGTATCAGAGGCGAGGCCAGGCGGTCACTGGCTGTGGGTCTGGAGAGTAACAGCCCTGTTCACTTTCCACACTTTCCATAAAGTTACACAAGTCTCTTTAACATGGAGCAAACTGAAATCATTCCACATGAGGGCAAATTATACTGTATGCTTCACACAGATCTTCTTTAACTCAGGGTTCATTAAAAGTTCACCCGTTGGTACTTAATCACACACAACTCCTCACATCTCTTCCACTTCCCTTCTGCTGAACAGAATGCCACAAGGCAAGAGTTAAACAGCAAACAGCTTTCAAAGTAATCTCTCTGAACAGACGGTTCTCCAGCTTCAGAGCAATAAATAAGACGGGAGGGAGGCGGTGTACATGGAAGAGGACAGGGACCAGATGGAGAATGGGTAACCCCGTTTAAGTTAACTCACAGGCGTGTCCCACGGATGACCTCCTCCATGGAGCCGGCGGCACTGAACTGTGTCAGGCAGGGAACCAAGGGCAGAAGGGTGCGTGGGGGGGGGTTACGGCGTAGCGCCGACTGGGGCGGacgggacagagaggaggagctcTGCTCTAGCACCCGGCGAGGACGGGGCTTGCTGGACGGAATCACACTGGACCCTGGCCGGTGGGTCACCACCACCCTCTCCTCAGGATCCCTGAGAAGGAAGCAGTGAACCTTAACTCAAAGTAACATATGCAAAAACCTACATATCCATAGCTAATAACCGTCTCTTGCTCTCTTATTTAATGAGATAAAAGGTGAGTGGTTCACGGCTACAGTTAACTCCTTATGCTACACTCTACTAATAAAGATTGTTATAGTATCATCATGAGTATGATCAGTCTCCATACTGAGCTCTCTCCATCACGCCCAGGTTCCTCTGCTGCAGGGGGATGCCGTGGATCACTATGAGGTCGTTGAGGTTGTGATGCGTCACCGCTGCCCCTACTGGTACCCGACTGgactgtaggagggagggaggcagaagaaGATACAGTTAGACTAGGCAAAAGTGGTCATtcacctaaaaaaaaaaacagccacaTCATCCCTACGGACACTTGCACGTCACCACAGTCAGCTCCAACTTGGAATTTCTACATGCAACCAAGTGGAGACGACATACCACCACCCACTTGAGACCAAACAGACGATTAGACAAAATAGCAAATTAAAGCGGGAATTAAATAAAAGCATTCCAAAATGGTCATTATTGAACTAAATAAGAGACGTGTGTAAAAGAAATACTCAACAATTGGTTAAGAAGTATGAAAGTGACTAAAAGTGGTATGGTTTGTGTTATTCAACAGGCACAAGCACATTCAGTCTAGGAGTGAATAATAACATGCCGCTGTGGATGGCGTCGATCGGCGCCATTTTGGCTCTGGGTGAGAGTTACATACAGTGGATGGCTTTTTCTGCTTTTTGGATTTCCGTCTGGACTTGTGCTTTGAGACCCTTGATTTTGTGGTCTTTGGGGGAAAAACGGATGaccaaatgagagagagaaaaggagagagtgaggtggaCAGATACAAGGTTGTTGGTTTGAAAGGTGTGAAACAGACCAAGGAACAAGACAGTAGGGGACaaaaagaaggaaggaaagaaaaaaGGATTAAAGTTAATGAATTGATAGCCTTCAAAACAAGAGTGAGAAGAACTACGGACAGCAGGGGAAAACAATTCAGCATCAGTGTGACTGTTTTCAGTTTGCCGAATTTGTCCTAAACTCTCAAACACATCTGAAGGTTATTATGGAGTTCAATCACAGTGCTTATTAACATTTCTTATTGACATAAAACCTACATCCTAGGAGTCGGATGTTCCACTCTCTGAGAAGGTGGTCCTTCAACCCCCTCTCAGGGCACTGACCTGGGGTTGCAGGCTGCCTGTTAGCTGGGGCACCCTGACCTGGCCTAGCCTGGGGAGAAGGGTGGGATGTGTGGACAGAAGCAGGAAAGGATTCTCAGCATCAGACTGTGATGGGATGAAGTTCACTGCAGTCTTCTCATCATCTGTCAATAAGAAGGGGGCAGAATACTGTCAATTTGACTGATGGATTTGTTGGTTTAAAAGTCAATGACAAGTCAAAAGTGCCTATAAGACATAGCCCTGTGGTCCTACTTGAGACATAGTCCTGTGGTCCTACCTGAGATTTTGCTCTGTGGTCCTACCTGAGACATAGCCCTCCCAATGCCTGCGGACCAGCTCCTCCATCCAGCCAACCAGCTCTCGCCACACGTCGTCAAAGAGCAAGTCCAGGGCCGCCTGTCTGCGACAGCGATAGGGAGACACAGGAGGCAGGCAGTACCTCCGCCGACCAGCCCCCACCCACCCCTGCTCCCACTCATCATCCCTGTAAAAGTCAAACCACAGATTAAACCATCAACACAACAAACCTTTTGCAAAATAATGTCAAAGTCTTTCAAATACTAAGCTTTGTTTTAGGTTACTTGGTACAATGGAACCCTTGGAATAATCCTAAAAGTAGGCTACAAGCTCAATCAAGTGCAccatactttaaagtatttgaaatgcCCCTACATTTAAAGCGTCCTAAATAGGAGAGCTGGGTGGTGACTCACAGGTCCCTGCTGTCAAAGGCCAGGTACTCCTCCACCAGGCCTTCAGCCTCGATCACCTTGGGCCTGTCATGACCTCTGGATCCACTGGGAGTGCCAGGGGGGTGGTCAACTGCCACACAGGGCCTGGACAGCACAGCCCTTCTCCCCTGCACACACAGACTGGACACACAAACAACATGGTTCACACTGACATCGGTTTCTCAACAGCATCAGTCCAAACTTTTTAGACTAGCCAGTGCCAGTATGCCTTGTGTTACTTAGTTCACTTGCTGTTTGACAAGCCACACAGTATGTAGGTCACAAAACCACAAAGCCAACGGTAATCTATAATTGATGGGTTAACAGCATCAGTAGCTAGTGCTCACTCTGTGCTGGGGCCGGGCTTGTCCTTATCCTGGGGCTTGCTACTACTGCTGTCCTTCTGTCCAGCTGCAGTGGTGCTGGCGGGTGTCCCGGGCCCCTTCCCTGAGATTGCGTACCACTGAAAGCCCTCGTCACTGGGACACACCAGCTGACTACCCAGAATCCTGTGGGTTCACATAGTAGGGTGGATAGGAGGTGAAACAGTGATTAGAACTTAAATGAATCCAACTGACAGGAAAATTCATTTATTTGATTAACAATTTAATTTTGTAATGCTGAGCCAATGGTCTAGGACACATTCTCTCATTGTGTATAGGGGCCCAATGGTTTTGGGCCGATCATTATGTGGTAAGTAGTTCCTTCTCGGGTTTGCAAACAAATCTAAATCAGATTTATCTTCGGTATCTTTAAGTCAGACTGCTCTTTTTAAGAAGTATCACTATACAGCAGCCAAATGACCTTCAGCAATACATTTACAGGTGAGAAGTGGAAGGACCCAGGCTAGAGTGGCAGTAATGTGTGAGATGAGGGGGTGTAGGGTGAGGACCCACCGTAAGTGAGGGAACCTGAATGCCCACTGATGACACTCATCTTGCAGCCCCAGTAGATGCGCCCCACCCCGCCCCTCATAAAGCTCCTCATCAATCTCCTCAAACATTTGCTGCACCTGTTGCGACGCCGCCTTGTCAAACtcctgagggatggagagagggaagggaaaaagagagtgagaagagCCCCGACCGAGAGGCACACTATGACAGAAGGTCGTTGCTTTTCAAGCTACTTATCAATTATTAGCAGCATGTCGCTGAGCGCTGTTCATTTCACAGCACGCTACATGGCTCCCAGGTGACTGTGTAAGTGATTGTGCTGGAGCAAGTAGTACCATTTGCATGTATATTTcagactgtgtgtgcgtgcacaggcgagtgtttgtgtgtactgtacaaTGTTAAGGTCGTAACTTAGGACTGTAGGGGTATGAGTTCTATGAGGCCTTCTGAGGACATGGCTGTGTAAATAAATCAgagattttttgttttgtttctgaaGACAAGCTCTAGAAAGCTCAGCATCACGACGAAGCAAAACCATGAGGGAAATGACCTCTGCAGACAGAGCAGATTGTCCTCATTACAATACAAGTC
Coding sequences within it:
- the LOC112253087 gene encoding protein FAM149B1 isoform X1; this encodes MISRYTRRPVTHSLEIRGLSRSHLDHHPLPEEVEDDFLPQHLLHDLQEAVSTYNSSETTSAASNRSDSPTVTTGNTTRAWSGIHSYTGTGISTERSSVFSWGYDEFDKAASQQVQQMFEEIDEELYEGRGGAHLLGLQDECHQWAFRFPHLRILGSQLVCPSDEGFQWYAISGKGPGTPASTTAAGQKDSSSSKPQDKDKPGPSTDLCVQGRRAVLSRPCVAVDHPPGTPSGSRGHDRPKVIEAEGLVEEYLAFDSRDLDDEWEQGWVGAGRRRYCLPPVSPYRCRRQAALDLLFDDVWRELVGWMEELVRRHWEGYVSDDEKTAVNFIPSQSDAENPFLLLSTHPTLLPRLGQVRVPQLTGSLQPQTTKSRVSKHKSRRKSKKQKKPSTVCNSHPEPKWRRSTPSTASSRVPVGAAVTHHNLNDLIVIHGIPLQQRNLGVMERAQDPEERVVVTHRPGSSVIPSSKPRPRRVLEQSSSSLSRPPQSALRRNPPPRTLLPLVPCLTQFSAAGSMEEVIRGTRLPTASDRLASPLIPLSRNTLLPPIGTEEAEPTHSGQHFRPTQRHRGLSSRAHSAVTDEAGCLLPRDRLHQLDVFSRPNTTHTYRSDTPYRRSFTVLDNIGQGRPGRESLGTDSLGIGVMGISLGISLGISSSSFLDSFIHHPLGHSPIKDEEEPDTQAPPPAVLVPVSVPARSYSRGGFTSRSSRPGL
- the LOC112253087 gene encoding protein FAM149B1 isoform X2 encodes the protein MISRYTRRPVTHSLEIRGLSRSHLDHHPLPEEVEDDFLPQHLLHDLQEAVSTYNSSETTSAASNRSDSPTVTTGNTTRAWSGIHSYTGTGISTERSSVFSWGYDEFDKAASQQVQQMFEEIDEELYEGRGGAHLLGLQDECHQWAFRFPHLRILGSQLVCPSDEGFQWYAISGKGPGTPASTTAAGQKDSSSSKPQDKDKPGPSTDLCVQGRRAVLSRPCVAVDHPPGTPSGSRGHDRPKVIEAEGLVEEYLAFDSRDLDDEWEQGWVGAGRRRYCLPPVSPYRCRRQAALDLLFDDVWRELVGWMEELVRRHWEGYVSDDEKTAVNFIPSQSDAENPFLLLSTHPTLLPRLGQVRVPQLTGSLQPQTTKSRVSKHKSRRKSKKQKKPSTSSRVPVGAAVTHHNLNDLIVIHGIPLQQRNLGVMERAQDPEERVVVTHRPGSSVIPSSKPRPRRVLEQSSSSLSRPPQSALRRNPPPRTLLPLVPCLTQFSAAGSMEEVIRGTRLPTASDRLASPLIPLSRNTLLPPIGTEEAEPTHSGQHFRPTQRHRGLSSRAHSAVTDEAGCLLPRDRLHQLDVFSRPNTTHTYRSDTPYRRSFTVLDNIGQGRPGRESLGTDSLGIGVMGISLGISLGISSSSFLDSFIHHPLGHSPIKDEEEPDTQAPPPAVLVPVSVPARSYSRGGFTSRSSRPGL
- the LOC112253087 gene encoding protein FAM149B1 isoform X3 codes for the protein MISRYTRRPVTHSLEIRGLSRSHLDHHPLPEEVEDDFLPQHLLHDLQEAVSTYNSSETTSAASNRSDSPTVTTGNTTRAWSGIHSYTGTGISTERSSVFSWGYDEFDKAASQQVQQMFEEIDEELYEGRGGAHLLGLQDECHQWAFRFPHLRILGSQLVCPSDEGFQWYAISGKGPGTPASTTAAGQKDSSSSKPQDKDKPGPSTDLCVQGRRAVLSRPCVAVDHPPGTPSGSRGHDRPKVIEAEGLVEEYLAFDSRDLDDEWEQGWVGAGRRRYCLPPVSPYRCRRQAALDLLFDDVWRELVGWMEELVRRHWEGYVSDDEKTAVNFIPSQSDAENPFLLLSTHPTLLPRLGQVRVPQLTGSLQPQSSRVPVGAAVTHHNLNDLIVIHGIPLQQRNLGVMERAQDPEERVVVTHRPGSSVIPSSKPRPRRVLEQSSSSLSRPPQSALRRNPPPRTLLPLVPCLTQFSAAGSMEEVIRGTRLPTASDRLASPLIPLSRNTLLPPIGTEEAEPTHSGQHFRPTQRHRGLSSRAHSAVTDEAGCLLPRDRLHQLDVFSRPNTTHTYRSDTPYRRSFTVLDNIGQGRPGRESLGTDSLGIGVMGISLGISLGISSSSFLDSFIHHPLGHSPIKDEEEPDTQAPPPAVLVPVSVPARSYSRGGFTSRSSRPGL